Proteins co-encoded in one Stutzerimonas stutzeri genomic window:
- the hflK gene encoding FtsH protease activity modulator HflK, producing MAWNEPGGNSNNQDPWGSGGGGRRGGGDQKGPPDLDEAFRKLQDSLNGMFGGKKRSGGSSGGGSGRRGGFGLAWVGLVLLLAVWLFNAIYIVDEQEQAVILRFGKYHETVGPGLNIYFPPFDRKFQANVTRERSYSKQGQMLTEDENIIEVPLTVQYKINDLQAFVLNVEDPEASLQHATDSAVRHVVGSTAMDQVLTEGREAMAGEVKERLQRFLDNYGTGIIVTQVNLQSAAAPREVQEAFDDVIRAREDEQREKNQAESYANGVIPEARGQAQRMLEEASGYRDAVISRAQGEADRFSKLVAEYRKAPEVTRERLYLETMQEVMGNTSKVLVTGEKGQNNLLYLPLDKMINSRGATSERSPAASASGASTQATRLPPELDPREVRTREVR from the coding sequence ATGGCTTGGAATGAGCCGGGTGGCAACTCGAATAACCAGGATCCCTGGGGTAGCGGCGGCGGTGGCCGGCGTGGCGGCGGCGATCAGAAGGGTCCGCCGGACCTGGATGAGGCTTTCCGCAAATTGCAGGACAGCCTCAATGGCATGTTCGGTGGCAAGAAGCGTAGCGGCGGTTCGTCAGGTGGCGGATCCGGGCGGCGCGGTGGATTCGGGTTGGCCTGGGTCGGCCTGGTGCTGCTGCTGGCCGTCTGGCTGTTCAATGCGATCTACATCGTTGATGAGCAGGAGCAGGCGGTGATCTTGCGCTTCGGCAAGTACCACGAAACAGTGGGGCCGGGTCTGAATATCTATTTCCCGCCATTCGATCGCAAGTTCCAGGCTAACGTCACCCGGGAGCGCTCCTATAGCAAGCAGGGGCAGATGCTGACCGAGGACGAGAACATCATCGAGGTTCCGCTGACCGTTCAGTACAAGATCAACGACCTGCAGGCGTTCGTGCTCAATGTCGAGGATCCGGAAGCGTCCCTGCAGCACGCTACCGACAGCGCCGTGCGGCACGTCGTAGGCTCAACGGCGATGGACCAGGTGCTGACCGAGGGGCGTGAGGCGATGGCGGGCGAAGTGAAGGAGCGCTTGCAGCGTTTCCTCGACAACTACGGTACCGGCATCATCGTCACGCAGGTCAACCTGCAAAGCGCTGCTGCGCCGCGCGAAGTACAGGAAGCCTTCGATGACGTGATTCGAGCGCGGGAAGACGAGCAGCGCGAAAAGAATCAGGCGGAGTCCTACGCCAATGGGGTGATTCCCGAAGCGCGTGGTCAGGCTCAGCGCATGCTGGAAGAGGCGAGCGGCTACCGCGATGCGGTGATCTCGCGCGCCCAGGGTGAGGCGGACCGCTTCTCCAAGCTGGTCGCCGAATACCGCAAAGCGCCGGAAGTGACGCGTGAACGCCTGTATCTCGAGACGATGCAGGAGGTCATGGGCAATACCAGCAAAGTGCTCGTAACGGGTGAGAAGGGGCAGAACAACCTGCTCTATCTGCCGCTGGACAAGATGATCAATAGCCGCGGTGCTACATCCGAGCGGTCGCCTGCTGCATCTGCGTCGGGCGCCTCGACACAGGCGACGCGCCTGCCGCCGGAGCTGGATCCACGTGAAGTGCGTACAAGGGAGGTCCGCTAA
- the hflC gene encoding protease modulator HflC: MSNKSLTALIVGVVLAIVLWNSFYIVSQTERAVMLRFGRIVEPDVKPGLHLKIPYVNSVRKFDARLMTLDTSTARFLTLEKKALMVDSYAKWRVDDAERFYTATSGIKQIADERLARRLEAALRDQFGKRTLHESVSGQRDELMGLVTNSLNRAAQQELGIEVVDVRVKGIDLPREVNRSVFERMSSEREREAREHRAKGKELAEGIRADADRQRRVLLAEAFREAEELRGDGDAQAAAIYAAAYGQDREFYAFHRSLQAYRESFANKDDVLVLDPKSEFFRYLESATAQ; encoded by the coding sequence ATGAGCAATAAATCCCTGACCGCCCTGATTGTGGGTGTGGTGCTGGCGATCGTGCTGTGGAACAGCTTTTACATCGTTTCCCAGACCGAGCGTGCGGTGATGCTGCGCTTCGGCCGTATCGTCGAGCCGGATGTCAAACCGGGACTTCATCTGAAGATTCCGTACGTGAACAGCGTGCGCAAGTTCGATGCGCGTCTCATGACGCTCGATACCAGTACGGCTCGCTTCCTGACGCTGGAAAAGAAAGCGCTGATGGTCGACTCCTACGCCAAGTGGCGGGTGGATGATGCCGAGCGCTTCTATACGGCGACGTCGGGCATCAAGCAGATCGCCGATGAGCGTCTTGCGCGCCGCCTGGAGGCTGCGTTGCGCGATCAGTTCGGTAAGCGCACGCTGCACGAGTCGGTGTCGGGACAGCGCGATGAGCTGATGGGGTTGGTGACCAACAGCTTGAATCGTGCGGCACAGCAGGAGCTTGGTATCGAGGTGGTTGATGTTCGGGTCAAGGGAATCGATCTGCCTCGTGAAGTGAACCGCAGCGTGTTCGAGCGGATGAGTTCCGAGCGTGAACGCGAAGCGCGCGAGCACCGGGCAAAAGGTAAAGAGCTGGCCGAAGGTATTCGCGCCGATGCCGATCGCCAGCGTCGAGTGCTGCTGGCCGAGGCGTTCCGCGAGGCCGAGGAGTTGCGCGGTGATGGTGATGCGCAAGCCGCTGCCATCTATGCGGCGGCCTATGGGCAGGATCGGGAGTTCTATGCCTTCCATCGCAGCCTGCAGGCCTACCGCGAAAGCTTCGCAAACAAGGACGACGTATTGGTGCTTGACCCCAAAAGCGAGTTTTTCCGCTACCTGGAGTCTGCTACCGCGCAATGA
- a CDS encoding ATP phosphoribosyltransferase regulatory subunit — MATVDRWLLPDGIEEVLPPEAARIETARRRVLDLFQCWGYELVITPHVEFLESLLTGAGQDLDLKTFKVIDPLSGRQMGLRADITPQVARVDAHTLRREGPSRLCYAGSVLHAKPQALATSRSPIQLGAELYGDSSTSSDLEVISLMLETLALADVPDVHMDLGHVGIYRGLARAAGLSGDAEQRLFDALQRKAMDEISLLTADVEPALASMLRALARLCGGRETLDAARSALAGAPAVVLESLEDLVRIADELAVRYPQLPLYFDLGELRGYHYHTGVVFAVFVPGVGQSIAQGGRYDDIGADFGRARPATGFSTDLKTLVSLGNAELVAPRVGIWASHCSDPSLWRAICRLREQGERVVQALDGERDDAALSAGCDRQLLMQEGSWVVTPLPR, encoded by the coding sequence ATGGCAACGGTAGACCGCTGGCTTCTGCCAGATGGCATCGAAGAGGTGCTGCCGCCCGAGGCGGCGCGTATCGAAACCGCACGACGTCGCGTGCTGGATCTGTTCCAGTGCTGGGGCTATGAGCTGGTCATCACCCCGCATGTCGAATTTCTCGAATCACTGCTCACGGGCGCGGGGCAGGATCTCGATCTGAAAACGTTCAAAGTCATTGATCCGCTGTCTGGCCGGCAGATGGGGTTGCGCGCCGATATCACGCCGCAAGTGGCGCGCGTCGATGCCCACACACTGCGCCGCGAGGGTCCCAGTCGCCTTTGCTATGCCGGCAGTGTCCTGCACGCCAAGCCGCAGGCACTCGCGACGTCCCGTAGCCCGATTCAGCTGGGCGCGGAGCTTTACGGCGACAGCAGTACCTCCAGCGATCTGGAGGTGATCAGCTTGATGCTCGAAACCCTCGCGCTGGCCGATGTGCCGGATGTGCACATGGATCTGGGGCATGTTGGTATCTATCGCGGCCTGGCGCGTGCTGCAGGCCTCTCCGGCGATGCTGAGCAGCGTCTGTTCGATGCGCTGCAGCGCAAGGCGATGGATGAGATTTCCCTGCTGACGGCGGATGTCGAGCCGGCTTTGGCGAGCATGTTGCGTGCTCTGGCGCGTCTCTGTGGTGGCCGTGAGACCTTGGACGCTGCGCGCTCGGCGCTCGCTGGCGCACCGGCGGTGGTGCTCGAGTCGCTCGAGGATCTGGTCCGGATTGCCGATGAATTGGCGGTGCGGTACCCGCAGCTGCCGTTGTATTTCGATCTGGGCGAGCTGCGCGGCTACCACTATCACACCGGGGTCGTGTTTGCGGTGTTCGTGCCAGGCGTCGGTCAGTCGATTGCTCAGGGCGGACGTTATGACGACATTGGGGCTGACTTCGGGCGGGCGCGTCCGGCGACGGGCTTCTCTACCGACCTGAAAACGCTGGTCAGCCTTGGTAATGCCGAACTCGTCGCCCCGCGTGTCGGTATCTGGGCGTCGCACTGCTCCGACCCTTCCCTGTGGCGCGCCATCTGTAGGCTGCGTGAGCAAGGTGAGCGCGTGGTGCAGGCGCTGGATGGAGAGCGGGACGACGCAGCGCTGAGCGCTGGCTGCGACCGGCAACTGCTGATGCAAGAGGGCTCCTGGGTCGTAACGCCGTTGCCCCGTTAG
- a CDS encoding adenylosuccinate synthase, producing MGKNVVVLGTQWGDEGKGKIVDLLTDQAAAVVRFQGGHNAGHTLVIDGEKTVLHLIPSGILRENVECLIGNGVVVAPDALMREITKLEEKGVPVRERLRISPACTLILPYHVALDQAREASRSEGKIGTTGRGIGPAYEDKVARRGLRIGDLFNSERFTVKLRELLEYHNFILQNFYKVEPVDFQKTLDEALAYAEILKPMMIDVSARLHELRKQGARIMFEGAQGSLLDIDHGTYPYVTSSSTTAGGTSTGSGFGPLYLDYVLGITKAYTTRVGSGPFPTELFDEVGARLAERGHEFGSTTGRARRCGWFDAVILRRAIEINSVSGICLTKLDVLDGLETIRICVGYKDRNGEVLVDAPTDADSYQGLQPVYEELPGWSESTVGLKALEELPANARAYIKRLEELVEAPIDIISTGPDRNETIVLRHPYA from the coding sequence ATGGGTAAGAATGTCGTGGTCCTGGGCACCCAGTGGGGTGATGAGGGCAAGGGCAAGATCGTCGATCTGCTGACCGACCAGGCGGCGGCGGTGGTGCGTTTTCAGGGCGGCCATAATGCGGGTCACACGCTGGTCATCGATGGCGAGAAAACCGTGTTGCACCTGATCCCGTCCGGCATCCTGCGTGAGAACGTGGAATGTCTGATCGGCAATGGTGTGGTTGTTGCCCCCGACGCGCTGATGCGTGAGATCACCAAGCTCGAGGAAAAGGGTGTGCCGGTGCGCGAGCGTCTGCGTATCAGTCCTGCCTGTACCTTGATCCTGCCGTACCACGTCGCGCTGGACCAGGCGCGCGAAGCCTCCCGCTCCGAGGGCAAGATCGGGACCACTGGTCGTGGCATCGGTCCGGCCTACGAGGACAAGGTTGCACGTCGGGGTCTGCGCATCGGTGATCTGTTCAATTCCGAGCGCTTTACCGTCAAGTTGCGCGAATTGCTCGAATACCACAACTTCATCCTGCAGAACTTCTACAAGGTCGAGCCCGTCGATTTCCAGAAGACGCTCGACGAGGCCCTGGCCTACGCCGAAATCCTCAAGCCGATGATGATCGATGTCTCGGCACGCCTGCACGAGCTGCGCAAGCAGGGCGCTCGGATCATGTTCGAGGGCGCGCAGGGCTCGTTGCTCGATATCGACCATGGCACCTATCCGTACGTGACCAGCTCCAGCACCACGGCCGGTGGAACCTCGACAGGCTCTGGCTTCGGTCCGCTGTACCTGGACTACGTGCTCGGCATCACCAAGGCCTACACGACACGCGTCGGCTCCGGTCCGTTCCCGACCGAGCTGTTCGATGAGGTCGGCGCCCGCCTTGCCGAGCGTGGGCACGAGTTCGGTTCGACGACCGGGCGCGCGCGTCGCTGCGGTTGGTTCGATGCGGTCATTCTGCGTCGCGCCATCGAGATCAACAGCGTTTCGGGCATCTGCCTGACCAAGCTGGATGTGCTCGACGGGCTGGAAACCATCCGTATCTGCGTGGGCTACAAGGATCGTAACGGTGAGGTTCTGGTCGATGCACCGACCGATGCGGACAGCTATCAAGGGCTGCAGCCTGTCTACGAAGAGCTGCCCGGCTGGTCCGAGTCCACGGTCGGCCTGAAGGCGCTCGAAGAGCTGCCCGCCAATGCGCGTGCTTACATCAAGCGGCTGGAAGAGCTGGTCGAGGCGCCGATCGACATCATATCGACCGGCCCGGACCGCAACGAAACCATCGTGCTGCGCCATCCGTACGCCTGA
- the rnr gene encoding ribonuclease R, which translates to MADWQSLDPEAAREAEKYENPIPSRELILQHLSERGSPAAREQLVEEFGLSSEDDIEALRRRLRAMERDGQLIYTRRGTYAPVDKLDLVCGRISGHRDGFGFLIPDDGSDDLFLSPAQMRLVFDGDRCLARVAGLDRRGRREGAIVEVISRAHETIVGRYQEESGIGFVMADNPKIQQEVLVTPGRSMDAKPGQFVEIRITHWPTQRFQPQGDVVEVIGNYMAPGMEIDVALRSFDIPHVWPEAVKREAAKLKPEVEEKDKLKRVDLRHLPFVTIDGEDARDFDDAVYCEKLSGWKLFSGGFRLYVAIADVSHYVKVGSALDQEAEVRGTSVYFPERVVPMLPEELSNGLCSLNPHVDRLAMVCEITLSKSGKMTDYQFYEAVIHSHARLTYNKVSSMLEQPSSADGKRLIGEYGAVVPHLKQLYALYKILLKARHTRGAIDFETQETRIVFGAERKIAAIKPTERNDAHKLIEECMLCANVATARFLQDHQIPGLYRVHDGPPLERQEKLRAFLGELGLTLHKGKEGPTPKDYQALLERIQDRPDFHVIQTVMLRSLSQAVYSPDNNGHFGLNYEAYAHFTSPIRRYPDLLIHRAIRSVIRSRRDTPHVRRAGATSMPKARIYPYDEAALEQLGEQCSMTERRADEATRDVVNWLKCEFMKDRVGETFPGVITAVTGFGLFVELTDIYVEGLVHVTAMPGDYYHFDPLHHRLSGERSGRSFRLGDSVEVRVMRVDLDERKIDFELISGGSKGTSAGRAAVDDRAPRKEGRNKKAADSASAKSAEPVSADVRKSREIKKALLADAKGGAAKSKPKRGSAKPKASGKASAKPDGSAPRKRKAKS; encoded by the coding sequence ATGGCCGATTGGCAATCCCTCGACCCCGAGGCCGCACGTGAAGCGGAAAAGTACGAAAACCCCATCCCTAGCCGCGAGCTGATACTGCAGCACCTGAGTGAACGCGGCTCCCCAGCGGCCCGTGAGCAGCTGGTGGAAGAGTTCGGATTATCCTCCGAAGACGATATTGAGGCTCTGCGCCGCCGCTTGCGTGCGATGGAGCGTGACGGTCAGCTGATCTATACCCGGCGCGGCACCTATGCCCCGGTGGACAAGCTGGACCTGGTATGCGGTCGAATCAGCGGCCATCGCGACGGTTTCGGATTCCTCATTCCGGATGACGGCAGCGATGACCTGTTTCTCAGTCCGGCGCAGATGCGCCTGGTTTTCGATGGTGACCGCTGTCTGGCGCGAGTGGCCGGGCTCGATCGCCGTGGCCGCCGTGAGGGGGCCATCGTTGAAGTGATCAGCCGTGCCCACGAGACCATCGTCGGCCGGTATCAGGAAGAAAGCGGTATCGGTTTCGTCATGGCTGACAACCCGAAAATCCAGCAGGAGGTCCTGGTCACCCCGGGCCGCTCCATGGATGCCAAGCCGGGTCAGTTCGTCGAGATCAGGATCACCCATTGGCCAACCCAGCGCTTCCAGCCGCAGGGCGATGTGGTCGAGGTGATCGGTAACTACATGGCGCCAGGCATGGAAATCGACGTCGCGTTGCGCAGCTTCGACATTCCGCATGTCTGGCCTGAAGCGGTGAAGCGCGAAGCGGCCAAGCTCAAGCCGGAGGTGGAGGAAAAGGACAAGCTCAAGCGCGTCGATCTGCGCCACCTGCCGTTTGTCACCATCGACGGAGAAGATGCGCGCGACTTCGATGACGCCGTCTACTGCGAGAAACTCAGCGGCTGGAAGCTGTTCTCCGGTGGTTTCCGGCTATACGTCGCCATCGCCGATGTGTCGCATTACGTGAAGGTAGGTTCCGCGCTGGATCAGGAAGCCGAAGTGCGTGGCACCTCGGTGTATTTCCCCGAGCGGGTGGTCCCGATGCTGCCCGAAGAGCTGTCCAACGGGCTCTGCTCACTGAATCCGCATGTCGATCGGCTGGCCATGGTCTGCGAAATCACCCTGAGCAAGTCGGGGAAGATGACCGACTATCAGTTCTACGAAGCGGTGATTCACTCCCACGCCCGGCTGACCTACAACAAGGTCAGCAGTATGTTGGAGCAGCCATCGTCGGCTGACGGCAAGCGCCTGATCGGCGAGTACGGCGCGGTAGTGCCACACCTCAAGCAGCTGTACGCGCTGTACAAGATATTGCTCAAGGCGCGGCACACGCGTGGCGCAATCGACTTCGAAACCCAGGAAACCCGGATCGTCTTCGGAGCGGAGCGCAAGATCGCGGCGATCAAGCCCACCGAGCGCAACGATGCGCACAAGCTGATCGAGGAATGCATGCTGTGCGCCAACGTGGCCACGGCGCGTTTCCTACAGGATCACCAGATTCCCGGTCTGTATCGCGTCCATGACGGTCCGCCGTTGGAGCGCCAGGAGAAATTGCGTGCCTTCCTCGGCGAGTTGGGGTTGACCTTGCACAAGGGCAAGGAAGGGCCGACCCCCAAGGATTACCAGGCGTTGCTCGAACGTATCCAGGATCGGCCCGATTTCCATGTGATTCAGACGGTCATGCTGCGCTCGCTCAGCCAGGCGGTCTACAGTCCGGACAACAACGGACACTTCGGTCTGAACTACGAGGCGTACGCGCACTTTACTTCGCCGATTCGCCGTTATCCGGATCTGCTGATCCATCGCGCGATACGCAGTGTGATCCGTTCCCGGCGCGACACGCCACACGTTCGCAGGGCCGGCGCTACCAGCATGCCCAAAGCGCGAATCTACCCTTATGACGAAGCGGCATTGGAGCAGCTCGGCGAGCAGTGCTCGATGACCGAGCGCCGTGCCGACGAAGCCACCCGTGACGTGGTCAACTGGCTCAAGTGCGAGTTCATGAAAGACCGCGTGGGCGAGACCTTCCCGGGCGTTATCACCGCGGTAACCGGGTTCGGGTTGTTCGTCGAGCTGACCGATATCTACGTCGAGGGGCTGGTGCATGTCACTGCGATGCCGGGTGACTACTACCACTTCGATCCGCTCCATCATCGCCTGTCCGGCGAGCGTAGCGGGCGCAGCTTCCGCCTCGGCGATAGCGTCGAAGTGCGGGTGATGCGTGTCGATCTCGACGAGCGCAAGATCGACTTCGAGTTGATCAGCGGCGGTAGCAAGGGCACGAGTGCCGGGCGTGCCGCGGTCGATGATCGGGCTCCGCGCAAGGAAGGACGTAACAAGAAGGCGGCCGACAGCGCTTCGGCAAAGTCCGCGGAACCTGTCAGTGCGGACGTGCGCAAGAGTCGCGAAATCAAGAAAGCCCTGCTCGCCGATGCCAAGGGAGGCGCTGCGAAGAGCAAGCCAAAGCGCGGTTCGGCCAAGCCGAAGGCGTCAGGCAAGGCATCTGCCAAACCGGACGGCAGTGCGCCGCGCAAGCGTAAGGCCAAGTCATGA